A genomic window from bacterium includes:
- a CDS encoding Type 1 glutamine amidotransferase-like domain-containing protein, with translation MKSGAIIFYSDQVAPENQRLDKRIFELSGKARPRLAYIPSASDATRKYYKDKCEYYRKYGIEDILYFDLNKGYDPSLTDELLACDAIHLSGGDPFQFLGSIRKRNFGPVLKKYWEDGGILLGISAGAIVLTPSIKISHVFYQSRTDKHLAVGLVDFHFLPHWNLREGKTEDVKRFSQENQATVYACKDGDGMVIRDGKMELVGELLKIENGNIQPK, from the coding sequence GTGAAAAGCGGAGCGATCATATTCTACAGCGACCAAGTGGCCCCGGAGAACCAAAGGCTGGACAAAAGGATCTTTGAGCTCTCCGGCAAGGCCCGGCCCAGGCTGGCCTACATCCCTTCGGCCTCTGACGCCACCAGAAAATATTACAAGGACAAGTGCGAATATTACAGGAAGTATGGCATAGAAGATATCCTGTACTTTGACCTGAACAAGGGATACGATCCCTCGTTGACAGACGAACTGCTGGCTTGCGATGCCATCCACCTCTCCGGCGGCGACCCCTTTCAGTTCCTGGGTTCGATCAGGAAAAGGAACTTCGGCCCGGTGCTTAAGAAATACTGGGAGGATGGCGGCATCCTGCTGGGGATCAGCGCCGGGGCCATTGTGCTCACTCCCAGCATCAAAATATCGCACGTCTTCTACCAGAGCCGGACGGACAAGCACCTGGCGGTGGGTCTGGTGGACTTTCACTTTCTCCCCCACTGGAACCTGCGGGAAGGCAAAACTGAGGACGTTAAGCGGTTCTCCCAAGAGAACCAAGCCACGGTCTATGCATGCAAAGACGGGGACGGGATGGTCATCCGTGATGGAAAGATGGAACTGGTGGGAGAATTGTTGAAGATAGAGAACGGAAACATACAACCAAAATAG
- the cutA gene encoding divalent-cation tolerance protein CutA produces MNCIIVYSTFPSKEDAAKTARTLLEEQLAAGANIIQSESMFRWQDKIEQRNEWAVFFQAEHRFFKRIESRIKQLHPDTVPQIVMWRIRDGYTPFLQWILDETVRPVEKRERKEKNREYLKKKAELSKGRKTDGSK; encoded by the coding sequence ATGAACTGCATAATAGTATACTCCACCTTCCCCTCAAAGGAAGATGCCGCCAAGACGGCCCGCACCCTGCTGGAGGAACAGCTGGCGGCCGGGGCCAACATCATCCAGTCCGAATCCATGTTCCGCTGGCAGGACAAGATCGAACAGCGGAACGAGTGGGCGGTGTTCTTCCAGGCCGAGCACCGTTTCTTCAAGCGGATCGAGAGCCGGATCAAGCAGCTGCACCCGGACACGGTGCCCCAGATAGTGATGTGGCGGATCCGGGACGGTTACACCCCTTTCTTACAATGGATCCTGGACGAGACCGTGCGGCCGGTGGAGAAAAGGGAGCGCAAAGAGAAGAATCGGGAATATCTAAAGAAGAAAGCCGAACTGTCAAAAGGAAGGAAGACTGATGGAAGTAAATAA